The DNA sequence TCGGCGTCGTCCCGCCGCCCGAGGAACACGACACCGACCTCCTGCCGGTCGACTTCGTCGGGCGCGCGCTGGTCCGGCTGTCACGGGCCCGCCCCGCGGAAAACGGCACCTGGCACCTGTTCAACCCCGGCATCAAGACCTTCGACGTCGTTTACGAGGCCATTCGCGAGCTCGGTTACCCGCTGCGCGAGATCCCGGTCGCCGAATGGCGTACCGCGCTGGCCGACGGCGACAACCCGTTGTCCGCGATGGCCCCGCTCTACCAGGAAGGGGCGCTCGACATCGGCGACAACGTCTACGGCAACGAGCGCACCGGGCGCGAGCTCGCCCGGCTGGGCCTGTGCTGGCCGGAGATCACTCCGGCCGTGTTCACGAAAATGATCGGCTATTTCCGTGAAACGGGCGAATTCACCGGCTGATCCCGGTCGCCCCCGTTCTCCCGATATCCGGCTCAAGCAAGGAATGCGTGATGAGGAAGACGCTGCCCGCACGAGCCCGGCCGGTCCTGCACCGCGCCGCCGATCAGTGCGACGAGACCCTGTCCGACTACCCCGCCGCCCAGCAACCCGACTGGCCCGACCAGGCCGAACTCGCCGGCGTCCGCGACACGCTGTCCGAGCGTGAGGACGTCGTCGGCCCCGCCGAAGTGCTGCAACTGCGGTCCCTGCTGGCCCGCGCCGCCGAAGGCGAGTTCTGCGTGCTGCAGGCAGGCGACTGCGCCGAAGACCCGGCCGACACCGGCGTCGGGGCCGTGGCCCGCAAGATCGGCATGCTCGACACGCTCGCCGAGGTGATGCGGGTCGGCTCCGGCCGCCCGGTCCTCGAAGTCGGCCGGATCGCCGGCCAGTACGCCAAACCCCGCTCGCAGAACGTCGAGAACGTCGACGGCCACGAGCTGCCCGTCTACCGCGGGCCGATCGTCAACAGCCCCGAACCGACGTCCGAAGCCCGGCGGCCCGACCCCACCCGGATCCTGGACGCGCACGAGGCCGCGCTCGGCGTCCGCGCGTCGATCGGGCAGCTGGGCCGGGGGACCGGAGCCGAGCCGGCCGGCCGGATCTGGACCAGTCACGAGGCACTGCTGCTGGACTACGAGGTCCCGCTGGTGCGCCGGATGCCCGGCGGCCGCAGCTACCTCGCTTCGACGCACTGGCCGTGGATCGGCGAGCGCACCCGGCGCTCGGACGGCGCCCACGTGCACCTGCTGTCCACTGTGGTCAACCCGGTGGCGGCGAAGGTCAGCGCGAAGGCGCCGATCGAGGACGTGCTGAAGCTCTGCCAGCAGATCGACCCGTACCGCACACCCGGGCGGCTGACGCTGATCCCGCGGTTCGGCGCGGCCCGCATCGGCGAGCTCGCGCCGCTGGTCCGGGCGGTGCGCGACGCCGGGCACCCGGTGCTGTGGCTGTGCGACCCGATGCACGGCAACACCGTCGTCGCCGACGACGGGCTCAAGGTCCGCTGGCTCGAGGACATCATGAACGAGCTGCGCCAGTTCGTCCGGATCGTCACCGGGGAGGGCGGCGCGTGCGCCGGCCTGCACATGGAGGCCTCGCCGAGCGAGATCTCCGAGTGCCACGGCGCCGGCATCACCGCCGCCCGCGGGCCCGGCTACACGACGCTGTGCGACCCGCGCCTGAACCTCACCCAGGCCGTCGCGCTGACCGCGCACTGGCAGCCCGAGGCCGCCCACGAACTCAGGACGGAGCTGGCGTCATGACCCCCGTGACTCTCGTGACCGGCGCGGGCAGCGGCATCGGCGCCGCCACCGCGACCCTGCTCGCCGGACGCGGGCACACCCTCGCGCTGTTCGACCGCGACGAGGACGCCCTCGCCGAGGTCGCGAAGCCGTTGCTGGACGACGGCCGCAGCGTCGAGACGCACGTCGTCGACGTCACCTCGAGCACGGAGGTCGACGCCTCCGTCGAGCGCGTCGAGTCCGGCTTCGGGCCGATCGAAGGCCTGGCGAACGTCGCCGGCGTGCTGCGGATGGGCCGGGTGGCCGAACTGACCGACGAGGACTGGAACGAGACTTTCGCGGTCAACGCGACCGGCGTGTTCCACGTCTGCCGGGCGGCTTCCCGCCGGATGGCGTCGCGGAAGAGCGGCTCGATCGTCACGGTGGCGTCGAACGCCGCGGGGGTACCCCGCAGCCACATGGCCGCCTACGCCGCGTCGAAGTCCGCCGCGACCAGCCTGACCCACAGCCTCGGCCTGGACCTCGCGCCGCTCGGCATCCGCTGCAACGTCGTCGCGCCGGGCTCGACCGACACCCCGATGCTGCGTTCCATGTGGACGGACGACACCGGGGCCGCCGCGACGCTCGAAGGCGACTCCGGCCAGTTCCGGCTCGGCATCCCGCTGGGGCGGATCGGCGCCGCCGAGGACGTCGCCCGCAGCGTGGCGTTCCTGCTGTCGGACGAGGCCCGGCACGTCACCCTGGCCACGCTGCTCGTCGACGGCGGCGCCGCACTCGGCGCCGTCTGAGGAGGCCTGATGAGCATCACGATCGAACCGTACGACCTGCCCACCAGCGTCCCGGCCAGCACCGCGACCTGGCGGCCCCACCCGGGCCGCGCGGCCCTGCTGATCCACGACATGCAGCGCTACTTCCTCGGCTTCTACCCCGAAGACGGCGAACTGCGGCGCACGCTCGTCCGCAACGTCGTCCAGGCGCGGGAAACGGCCGACCGGCTGGGCATCCCGGTGTTCTACACCGCCCAGCCCGGCTCGATGACGCCCGAGGACCGCGGGCTGCTGCAGGACATCTGGGGCCCGGGCATGAAAGCCACGCCCGCCGACCGGCAGGTGATCGACGAGCTCACGCCGACCCCGGCCGACGTCGTCCTGACCAAGTGGCGCTACAGCGCGTTCCACCGCACCGACCTGCTCGAACGGCTGCGGGCGGCCGGGCGCGACCAGCTGATCGTCTGCGGGATCTACGCCCACGTCGGCTGCCTGATCACCGCGGTCGAGGCGTTCACGCACGACATCGAGACGTTCTTCGTCGCCGACGCGGTCGCCGACTTCGGCCCGGACCAGCACCGGCTCGCCGTCGACTACGCGGCCGCCAACTGCGCGGTAGCGACCACGACGTCGGCGCTGGTCGGCGAGCTGGAAGGCGCGGTGGTCACGTGAGTCCCCTGCCCATCCGCGCCGGCTCGCCGTACGCGATCCTGCACCGGCCCGGCAGCGGCCGCGGCGACCAGGTCGAGATCGTCTCCGGCCCGGTCCGCACGGCCGAGCGGCTGGCCGACCTGACCCTGGACGACGGGACCTGGGAAGGCCGGGGCCGGCACACGAAGCTGGTCCTGCTCCCGTACCGGCAGCTCGCCGAGCGCGGGTACGACTGCCCGGACGACCAGGTCCCGTTGCAGGTGATGGACATCGAGTCCCAGGCGACGCTCACCGTCGCCGAGACCCTCGCGGCGCTGCCCGACGCCGTCCCGCCGCTGGAAGACCGCGCGTTCGACCTCGGTGACGACGAGTACGCCCGCACCGTCGAGCGGATCCTCGACTACGAGATCGGCGCCGGCGAGGGCGCGAACTTCGTGCTCTCGCGCAGCCTGCGCGGCCGGTTCCCCGGCTTCGACGACGACGTCGCCCGGGCGGTCTTCAAGCGCCTGCTGGGCGCGGAAGCCGGCGCGTACTGGACGTTCCTGGTCTTCACCGGCGAGCGCTACCTGCTGGGCAGCACGCCCGAGCAGCACGTCCGGCTGTTCGACCGCACGGTGACCATGAACCCGATCAGCGGCACCTACCGCTACCCGGAAGGCGGCGCCGACACCGAAGGCCTGCTCGAGTTCCTCCACGACGAGAAGGAGGCCGACGAGCTCTGCATGGTCGTCGACGAGGAACTGAAGATGATGGCCGAGCTGTGCGACCGCGGCATCCGGGTGTCCGGGCCACGGCTGCGGCGCATGTCGCGGCTGGCGCACACCGAGTACTCCCTGGAGGGCGAGACCGGGAAGCCGCTGACGGAGGTGCTGCGGCACACACTGCTCGCGCCGACCGTCACCGGCAGCCCGCTGGTCAACGCCTGCCGGGTGATCCGCCGCTACGAGCCGAAGGGGCGCGGCTACTACAGCGGCGTCATCGGGCTCGTCGGCAGTGACGACGACGGCCGCCGCTCCCTGGACTCGGCGATCCTCATCCGCACCGCGGACATCTCGCCGGGCGGTGACGTCCGGCTGGCCGCCGGGTCGACGATCGTGCGCGAGTCGGCGCCGCTGTCGGAAGCCGCGGAGACGACGGCGAAGGTGTCGGCCGTGCTGAAGTCGCTCTCCGGCGAAGCCCGCCGGTCCGCGACACCGCCGCCGTCGACGTCGTCCGACGAGGTGCGCTCGGCGCTGAAAGCACGCAACGACGGGAAGTCGCGGTTCTGGCTCGACGGCGCCCGGCCCGGCACCGGGTCCCGGGTGCGGATCACCGTCGTCGACGCCGAAGACGCGTTCACCTCGATGCTGGCCTACCAGCTCAAGTCGGTGAACTGCGACGTGACGACCGTGCCGTGGGACGCGCGGGAGCTGCCGGAGAACGACCTCGTGCTGCTCGGCCCCGGGCCGGGCGACCCCAACGACGTCGCCGGCGCGAAGGTCGGCCGGCTGCGCGCGCTGGCCGCGGACCTGCTGCGAGAAGGCCGTCCGCTGGTCGGCGTCTGCCTGGGCCACCAGGTGCTCTGCGCCGAACTCGGGCTCCCCGTCCAGCGGCTGGCGCGGCCCAACCAAGGCCGTCAGGCACACGTGACGATCGACGGCACGCGCCGCGCGGTCGGGTTCTACAACAGTTTCGCCGCGCGTACGGCCGACGACCGCGTCGCGGTGCCCGGCCGTGCCGACGCGGAAGTCGTGCGTGGCCTCGACGACCAGGTCATCGGCCTGCGCGGGCCGGGACTGGCGACCATCCAGTTCCACGCCGAGTCGTTCCTCACCGAGGACGGCCCGGCCATCCTGCGCGACGTCGTCGACCACGCGACCACAGGAGGAGGCAACTCATGACCACCACCGCTCCGGCGTTCGACCGCGCCCGGCTGAGGGCCTTCCTCGGCCACTTCACCACCGGCGTCACCGTGGTGACCTACCGGCGCGGCGAGCAGGTGCGCGGCGCGACCGTCAACGCGTTCACGTCGGTGTCGCTGGATCCGCCGCTCGTGCTGGTCTCGCTCGACCGGCGCAGCCGCTCGGTCCAGCACCTCGACAGCGGGCCGTTCGTGGTGAACATCCTCGCCGAGGACCAGCAGGACGTCGCGATGCACTTCGCGGGCAAACCCCTCGCGGACGACGACGTGCCGTGGGTCGACCTCGACTCGCCGGTGCCGCGGCTGGGCGGCACGGTCGGGCACGTCGAGTGCACCCCGTGGCGCGCCTACGACGGCGGCGACCACGTGCTGCACGTCGGCGAGGTGACCGGCCTCGACCTGGCCGGCGGGCGGCCGCTGCTGTTCTTCGGCGGCGAGTTCCCGCGGCTGGCCGAAGACCCCGAAGCACCGCACTGGTCGTGGTCGCTGGACGACCCGATCGCGCCGCAGCCCTTTGCTGCGCCGCACCGATGGGAGGCAGGCAAGTGAGCGAGACGACGACCCGGCCGTTGACCGGGGACGAGTACCTGGAGAGCATCCGCGACGGCCGGGAGATCTGGGCCTACGGCGAGCGCGTCGACGACGTGACCAAGCATCCGGCGTTCCGCAACACCGCCCGGATGACCGCGCGGCTGTACGACGCGCTGCACGACCCGGAGAAGAAGGACGTGCTGACCACGCCGACCGACACCGGCAGTGGCGGGTTCACGCACAAGTTCTTCCGCGCCCCGAAGTCCACTCAGGACCTGATCGGTGACCGTGACGCGATCGCCGAGTGGGCCCGGATGAGTTACGGCTGGCTCGGCCGCAGCCCCGACTACAAGGCGAGCTTCCTCGCCACCCTCGGCGTCGACCCGGGCTACTACGGCGAGTTCGAGGGCAACGCGCGCCGCTGGTACGCCGAGGCGCAGGAGAAGGTCCTCTTCTGGAACCACGCGATCATCAACCCGCCGGTCGACCGGCACAAGGCGGCCGACGACGTCGGGGACGTGTTCGTGCACGTCGAAGAGGAGCGTGACGACGGCCTGGTCGTCAGCGGCGCCAAGGTCGTCGCGACCGGCTCGGCGCTGACGCACGGCAACTTCATCGCCCACTACGGGCTTCCCGTGAAGAAGCGCGAATTCGCCCTGGTGGCGACCCTGCCGATGGACTCGCCGGGGCTGAAGCTGATCTGCCGGCCGTCGTACGCGCTGCAGGCGGACACGACGGGCAGCCCGTTCGACTACCCGCTGTCGAGCCGGCTCGACGAGAACGACACGATCTTCGTGCTCGACAAGGTGAAGATCCCCTGGGAGAACGTGTTCGTCTACGGCGACCAGGCCAAGGCGGCGACGTTCCTGTCGGCGTCCGGGTTCCTGAACCGCTCGACGTTCCACGGCGTGACGCGGCTGGCCGTGAAGCTGGACTTCCTGGCCGGGCTGCTGCTCAAGGGCGTCGACGTCACCGGCACGAAGGACTTCCGCGGCATCCAGACCCGCATCGGCGAGGTGCTGGCCTGGCGGAACATGTTCTGGGGGCTGAGCGACGCGATGGCGCTCAACCCGGACCCGTGGAAGGACGGCGCGCTGCTGCCGAAGCTCGACTACGGCATGGCCTACCGCTGGTTCATGACGATCGGCTACCCGCGGGTGCGGGAGATCATCCACCAGGACCTGGGCAGCGCGCTGATCTACCTGAACTCGCACGCCAGCGACTTCCAGAACCCGGAGCTGCGGCCCTACCTCGACAAGTACGTCCGGGGCTCGTCGGGCTACGACGCGGTGGAGCGGGTCAAGCTGATGAAGCTGATCTGGGACTCCGTCGGCACGGAGTTCGCCGGCCGCAACGAGCTCTACGAGCGGAACTTCTCGGGCAACCACGAGAACGTCCGGATCGAGATGCTCACCGCGCAGCAGGCGTCCGGGCAGGTCGACGGCTACAAGGGCTTCGCCGAGCAGTGCCTGGCCGAGTACGACCTCGACGGCTGGACCGCGCCGGACCTGATCAACCCCGATCGGCTCTGACATGAGCCACGACGTGACGGAGGGCCTCCCCGCGGTGCGGGAAGGCCCTCCGGTCGTAGGTTTCCCAGCCGGCCCGTCAGCTCTCGACGAGCATCAGGCAGAACCCGTCGTGGCCGCGGCTGCCGACGGTCTGCACGGTCGTCGCGGTGACACGCGGTTCGTCGGCCACCAGCTGGTTGAACCGCCGCACGCCCTGTACGGCAGGGTTGGGGCTGTCGGCCTCGATGACGAGCCCGTCGAGCACCACGTTGTCCACGACGATGACGCTGCCCGGGCGGGTCAGCTTCAGGGCCCAGCCGAAGTACTCCGGGATGTTCGCCTTGTCGGCGTCGATGAACACGAGGTCGAACGGCTCGCCGCCCGCCAGCTGCGGCAGGGTGTCGAGCGCCTTGCCGACGCGCAGGTCGACGACGTCGGACAGGCCGGCGTTGTCGATGTTGCGCTGCGCGACCTCGGCGAAGGACGGTTCGGCCTCCAGCGTGGTCAGCGTGCCGCCCTCCGGCAGCGCCCGGGCCAGCCAGATGGCGCTGTAGCCGCCGAACGCGCCGATCTCGAGGATGCGGCGCGCGCCGTGGGTGCGGGCGAGCAGGTGGAGGAACTTGCCCTGGTTGGGTGCCACCGCGATCTCCGGCAGCCCGGCCTCGGAGCTGGCCTTGGCCGCGAGGTCCAGGGCGGCGTCGTGTTCCACCATCAGGTTCGAGGTGTAGGTGTCGATTTTCGTCCACTGGTCTTCGCTCATGTCTCCCGATGCTACTTGAGTAAGGCGCTCGGCTATAGGGATAATGGAACTATTTTTCCCGTCAGGTTGATTTCCTGTCGGCAACCACTGTAGTCTCGGAAGAGATCGGGCGGTTGTTTTCGCCGCCGCCCCCGATGATCGATCAAGGCCACTCTCCGAGGCGCCGTCTGGGAATGCTCTCCCGGCGCCGGA is a window from the Amycolatopsis sp. NBC_00355 genome containing:
- a CDS encoding anthranilate synthase family protein, with amino-acid sequence MSPLPIRAGSPYAILHRPGSGRGDQVEIVSGPVRTAERLADLTLDDGTWEGRGRHTKLVLLPYRQLAERGYDCPDDQVPLQVMDIESQATLTVAETLAALPDAVPPLEDRAFDLGDDEYARTVERILDYEIGAGEGANFVLSRSLRGRFPGFDDDVARAVFKRLLGAEAGAYWTFLVFTGERYLLGSTPEQHVRLFDRTVTMNPISGTYRYPEGGADTEGLLEFLHDEKEADELCMVVDEELKMMAELCDRGIRVSGPRLRRMSRLAHTEYSLEGETGKPLTEVLRHTLLAPTVTGSPLVNACRVIRRYEPKGRGYYSGVIGLVGSDDDGRRSLDSAILIRTADISPGGDVRLAAGSTIVRESAPLSEAAETTAKVSAVLKSLSGEARRSATPPPSTSSDEVRSALKARNDGKSRFWLDGARPGTGSRVRITVVDAEDAFTSMLAYQLKSVNCDVTTVPWDARELPENDLVLLGPGPGDPNDVAGAKVGRLRALAADLLREGRPLVGVCLGHQVLCAELGLPVQRLARPNQGRQAHVTIDGTRRAVGFYNSFAARTADDRVAVPGRADAEVVRGLDDQVIGLRGPGLATIQFHAESFLTEDGPAILRDVVDHATTGGGNS
- a CDS encoding 4-hydroxyphenylacetate 3-hydroxylase family protein translates to MSETTTRPLTGDEYLESIRDGREIWAYGERVDDVTKHPAFRNTARMTARLYDALHDPEKKDVLTTPTDTGSGGFTHKFFRAPKSTQDLIGDRDAIAEWARMSYGWLGRSPDYKASFLATLGVDPGYYGEFEGNARRWYAEAQEKVLFWNHAIINPPVDRHKAADDVGDVFVHVEEERDDGLVVSGAKVVATGSALTHGNFIAHYGLPVKKREFALVATLPMDSPGLKLICRPSYALQADTTGSPFDYPLSSRLDENDTIFVLDKVKIPWENVFVYGDQAKAATFLSASGFLNRSTFHGVTRLAVKLDFLAGLLLKGVDVTGTKDFRGIQTRIGEVLAWRNMFWGLSDAMALNPDPWKDGALLPKLDYGMAYRWFMTIGYPRVREIIHQDLGSALIYLNSHASDFQNPELRPYLDKYVRGSSGYDAVERVKLMKLIWDSVGTEFAGRNELYERNFSGNHENVRIEMLTAQQASGQVDGYKGFAEQCLAEYDLDGWTAPDLINPDRL
- a CDS encoding O-methyltransferase, which encodes MSEDQWTKIDTYTSNLMVEHDAALDLAAKASSEAGLPEIAVAPNQGKFLHLLARTHGARRILEIGAFGGYSAIWLARALPEGGTLTTLEAEPSFAEVAQRNIDNAGLSDVVDLRVGKALDTLPQLAGGEPFDLVFIDADKANIPEYFGWALKLTRPGSVIVVDNVVLDGLVIEADSPNPAVQGVRRFNQLVADEPRVTATTVQTVGSRGHDGFCLMLVES
- a CDS encoding 3-deoxy-7-phosphoheptulonate synthase, coding for MRKTLPARARPVLHRAADQCDETLSDYPAAQQPDWPDQAELAGVRDTLSEREDVVGPAEVLQLRSLLARAAEGEFCVLQAGDCAEDPADTGVGAVARKIGMLDTLAEVMRVGSGRPVLEVGRIAGQYAKPRSQNVENVDGHELPVYRGPIVNSPEPTSEARRPDPTRILDAHEAALGVRASIGQLGRGTGAEPAGRIWTSHEALLLDYEVPLVRRMPGGRSYLASTHWPWIGERTRRSDGAHVHLLSTVVNPVAAKVSAKAPIEDVLKLCQQIDPYRTPGRLTLIPRFGAARIGELAPLVRAVRDAGHPVLWLCDPMHGNTVVADDGLKVRWLEDIMNELRQFVRIVTGEGGACAGLHMEASPSEISECHGAGITAARGPGYTTLCDPRLNLTQAVALTAHWQPEAAHELRTELAS
- a CDS encoding flavin reductase family protein; the protein is MTTTAPAFDRARLRAFLGHFTTGVTVVTYRRGEQVRGATVNAFTSVSLDPPLVLVSLDRRSRSVQHLDSGPFVVNILAEDQQDVAMHFAGKPLADDDVPWVDLDSPVPRLGGTVGHVECTPWRAYDGGDHVLHVGEVTGLDLAGGRPLLFFGGEFPRLAEDPEAPHWSWSLDDPIAPQPFAAPHRWEAGK
- a CDS encoding isochorismatase family protein; this translates as MSITIEPYDLPTSVPASTATWRPHPGRAALLIHDMQRYFLGFYPEDGELRRTLVRNVVQARETADRLGIPVFYTAQPGSMTPEDRGLLQDIWGPGMKATPADRQVIDELTPTPADVVLTKWRYSAFHRTDLLERLRAAGRDQLIVCGIYAHVGCLITAVEAFTHDIETFFVADAVADFGPDQHRLAVDYAAANCAVATTTSALVGELEGAVVT
- a CDS encoding 2,3-dihydro-2,3-dihydroxybenzoate dehydrogenase translates to MTPVTLVTGAGSGIGAATATLLAGRGHTLALFDRDEDALAEVAKPLLDDGRSVETHVVDVTSSTEVDASVERVESGFGPIEGLANVAGVLRMGRVAELTDEDWNETFAVNATGVFHVCRAASRRMASRKSGSIVTVASNAAGVPRSHMAAYAASKSAATSLTHSLGLDLAPLGIRCNVVAPGSTDTPMLRSMWTDDTGAAATLEGDSGQFRLGIPLGRIGAAEDVARSVAFLLSDEARHVTLATLLVDGGAALGAV